In Trifolium pratense cultivar HEN17-A07 linkage group LG7, ARS_RC_1.1, whole genome shotgun sequence, a genomic segment contains:
- the LOC123893983 gene encoding dof zinc finger protein DOF2.1-like, whose amino-acid sequence MDIMDPSCGQTQQMSSQSSMENMLGCSKEEQERKPKPQPEHALNCPRCNSTNTKFCYYNNYSLTQPRYFCKSCRRYWTKGGTLRNVPVGGGCRKNKRSSSSSSSKRVQDQNQTFTPNLNPFNNLPLSSYDHNSNDFALAFARLQKQSCGQMGYDDNDLSILGNPQNHGFMDAIRSGLFLGNGLHYNNNVQNMYGGYGNGGDNGEVNSCNNNSNNACGVSEEMMFPYDQEMNNCIATTNMKQEQSESKVFGGFPWQLNGGTNMVELESTRASWNNGFTSPWQGLLHSPLM is encoded by the exons ATGGATATAATGGATCCTTCTTGTGGACAAACTCAG CAAATGTCAAGCCAATCATCAATGGAAAACATGTTAGGTTGCtcaaaagaagaacaagaaagaaaaCCAAAACCTCAGCCAGAACATGCTTTGAATTGTCCAAGATGTAACTCAACCAATACCAAATTTTGTTACTACAACAATTATAGTCTTACTCAACCAAGATACTTTTGCAAATCTTGTAGAAGATATTGGACAAAAGGTGGAACATTAAGGAATGTTCCGGTTGGTGGTGGATGTCGAAAAAACAAACGATCATCATCGTCTTCGTCTTCAAAGAGGGTCCAAGATCAAAACCAAACATTCACACCTAATCTTAACCCTTTTAATAATCTTCCTCTTTCATCTTATGATCATAATTCCAATGATTTTGCATTAGCATTTGCTAGGCTTCAAAAACAATCATGTGGACAAATGGGTTATGATGATAATGATCTTTCAATTTTGGGTAATCCTCAAAATCATGGATTTATGGATGCAATTAGAAGTGGATTATTTCTTGGAAATGGATTAcattataataataatgttcAAAACATGTATGGTGGGTATGGAAATGGAGGAGATAATGGTGAAGTGAATAGTTGCAACAACAATAGCAACAATGCTTGTGGGGTTAGTGAAGAAATGATGTTTCCTTATGATCAAGAAATGAACAATTGCATTGCAACAACTAACATGAAGCAAGAACAAAGTGAAAGTAAGGTTTTTGGTGGGTTTCCATGGCAACTAAATGGAGGGACAAACATGGTTGAACTTGAATCAACAAGAGCAAGTTGGAATAATGGTTTCACATCTCCTTGGCAAGGACTTCTTCATAGTCCCCTAATGtag